The Candidatus Methylomirabilota bacterium genome contains the following window.
TGGCCGCCGGGGAATCCGAATCAGCGCGGCGAAGACCGGCCGGATGCGGTGGAGATCGGCTGGACCTGGCTGGGGGCGGCGGCGCAGCGGACCGCCGTCAATACCGAGGCGAAGCTCCTCATGCTCACCCACGCCTTCGAGGGGTGGCGCGTCCACCGGGTGAGCCTCATGACCGACGCGCGCAACGAGCGCTCGCGCAACGCTATCCTGCGGCTGGGCGCGCGATTCGACGGGATCCTCCGGGGCCAGCGGCCCGCATCGGACGGAGGCATCAGGGACACCGCGGCCTTTTCGATCCTGGAATCCGAATGGCCGATGATCAGGCGGCAGCTTCAATCACGATTGGACCAATGAAAGGAGATTCTCGTATGGAAGTCGGAACGCTGAGGCTCAAGGTAGGGCTCGCCGAGATGCTCAAAGGCGGGGTGATCATGGACGTGACCAATGCCGAGCAGGCCAAGATCGCCGAGGACGCCGGCGCCGTCGCCGTCATGGCCCTCGAGCGGGTGCCATCGGACATCCGCAAGGACGGCGGGGTGGCCCGCATGTCGCCCGTGAAGAAGATCAAGGAGATCCAGCAGACGGTCTCCATCCCCGTCATGGCCAAGTGCCGCATCGGACACTTCGTCGAGGCGCAGATCCTCGAAGCGCTGGGCGTGGATTTCATCGATGAGTCCGAAGTGCTGACCCCGGCCGACGAGCATTTCCACGTCGACAAGTTCGCCTTCAAGGTGCCCTTTGTCTGTGGCTGCCGCGATCTCGGCGAGGCCCTCCGCCGCATCGGAGAGGGCGCGGCCATGATCCGCACCAAGGGCGAGGCGGGCTCGGGCAATATCGTCGAGGCCGTGCGCCACATGCGCTCCGTCGTCTCGGGCATACGCCGGCTCAAGGCGCTGGGCCCCGAGGAGCTGATGGCCGAAGCCAAGAACCTGGGCGCGCCCTACGAGTTGCTGCGCTGGGTCGCCGAGCACGGCAAGCTGCCCGTGCCCAACTTCTCCGCCGGCGGCATCGCCACCCCGGCCGACGCGGCCCTCATGATGCAGCTCGGCGCCGAGGCCGTCTTCGTCGGATCGGGCATCTTCAAGTCCGCCGACCCGGCCGCGCGGGCCAAGGCCGTCGTCCAGGCCACGACCCACTTCAAGAATCCCGACATCCTGGTCAAGGTGTCCGAGGACCTCGGCGAGGCCATGCCCGGGATTGAAACCTCCAAGCTCAAGGAGTCCGACCTGCTGCAGACCCGCGGCTGGTAATTCCTCTCGACGCCCGGCGGAGTCCTTCGGGACCCGCCGGGCTGGAGACACTCCATGGGTATCCTGACCGAGGACATGAAGCGCACGGTGCGCGAGCAGCGGCTCGCCTATGTCGCGAGCGTCTGCCCCGACGGCACGCCGAACCTCTCGCCCAAGGCGACCACCACCGTGTGGGACGACGACCATCTCGTCTATCTGGATATCCGCTCGCCCCAGACGCGCGAGAACGTGCTGGGCAATCCTTCCGTCGAGGTCAACGTCGTGGATCCCGTCGCGCGCAAGGGCTATCGCTTCAAGGGCCGAGCGACGGTCCTCACGGGCGGACCGCTCTTCGAGGACGTGCTCGCCTTTTACCACGGTCGGGGTCGGAAAGAGGAGTATAGCCCGGAGGCCGTGGTGCTCATCCGCGTCGAGCGGGCACGGCCGCTCGTCTCACCCGCCTATGACCGCGGGCGCACCGAGGAGGATGTGCGCGCGGAGTTCTACGCGTACTACGATGCCCTCAATCGACCCAAGGTCGGGACGGCCGCATGAAGCTAGGCGTCCTCGCCCTCCAGGGCGATTTCGACATGCACGGCAAGGCGCTGGATCGGATCGGCGTCGAGAGCGCCGAGGTGCGACTGCCCGACCAGCTCGACGATGTGGCCGGGCTCATCATGCCGGGGGGCGAGAGCACGACCCTCCTCAAGCTCATGGATACCTGGGAGTTCATCCCTGCCCTGAAGAAGTTCCACGACTCCGGGCGACCCATCTTCGGCACCTGCGCGGGCCTCATTCTCCTCGCGCGCGAGGTCGAGCGCCCGCAGCAGTTTTCGCTGGGCTTCATCGACATCACGGCCGAGCGCAACGCGTATGGCCGCCAGAAGGAGAGCTTCGAGACCGAGGGGCCTGCCGATCTGGGGCAGGGGACGCGGCCGATCAAGATGATCTTCATTCGGGCCCCGCGCA
Protein-coding sequences here:
- a CDS encoding GNAT family protein, translated to MTLTAECTRVRPVVLEGRHVRLEPLELGHAGALLAVAGGPRDTYGFTAVPADEPAMIRYIETALREQEAGRALPFATFARATGRVVGSTRFGNIEFWPWPPGNPNQRGEDRPDAVEIGWTWLGAAAQRTAVNTEAKLLMLTHAFEGWRVHRVSLMTDARNERSRNAILRLGARFDGILRGQRPASDGGIRDTAAFSILESEWPMIRRQLQSRLDQ
- the pdxS gene encoding pyridoxal 5'-phosphate synthase lyase subunit PdxS gives rise to the protein MEVGTLRLKVGLAEMLKGGVIMDVTNAEQAKIAEDAGAVAVMALERVPSDIRKDGGVARMSPVKKIKEIQQTVSIPVMAKCRIGHFVEAQILEALGVDFIDESEVLTPADEHFHVDKFAFKVPFVCGCRDLGEALRRIGEGAAMIRTKGEAGSGNIVEAVRHMRSVVSGIRRLKALGPEELMAEAKNLGAPYELLRWVAEHGKLPVPNFSAGGIATPADAALMMQLGAEAVFVGSGIFKSADPAARAKAVVQATTHFKNPDILVKVSEDLGEAMPGIETSKLKESDLLQTRGW
- a CDS encoding pyridoxamine 5'-phosphate oxidase family protein gives rise to the protein MGILTEDMKRTVREQRLAYVASVCPDGTPNLSPKATTTVWDDDHLVYLDIRSPQTRENVLGNPSVEVNVVDPVARKGYRFKGRATVLTGGPLFEDVLAFYHGRGRKEEYSPEAVVLIRVERARPLVSPAYDRGRTEEDVRAEFYAYYDALNRPKVGTAA
- the pdxT gene encoding pyridoxal 5'-phosphate synthase glutaminase subunit PdxT; translation: MKLGVLALQGDFDMHGKALDRIGVESAEVRLPDQLDDVAGLIMPGGESTTLLKLMDTWEFIPALKKFHDSGRPIFGTCAGLILLAREVERPQQFSLGFIDITAERNAYGRQKESFETEGPADLGQGTRPIKMIFIRAPRIRRFGPGVTPLVSHNGECVMARQGNVLVAAFHPELTDDTAVHRYFADMVRAASTR